The Artemia franciscana chromosome 9, ASM3288406v1, whole genome shotgun sequence region agttccaaagctgccagtagcagaattcaccagaattccaaaagctgccaaATCTaccaacaaatttcaaaatccGCCAACAAATTTCACTAGGTCATGAAAGATGCCAAGTATAATTGCTACTCATCTACCCCAATTTTCCATGGCGGGCCATCTCCCTGGCTACAGGCACTAAGACAGTCCGCGAATGGCCTCCCTAcggttttttttcagattctgttttttaaatggCCGCAGGAggcttgatattttttttgtattgccaTAGGAggcactaaagtattttagaaatggTCTTgatagaattgttttcttatattctttattttttagatggTTACAGGAAGTTTTTGATGTTCCACTTATAATCCAAATTACTGATGACGAGAAATATTACTGGAAAcacttaaatttaaaagaagtaaaagaaatggcagtcaaaaatataaaagatattatAGCTATTTGCTTTCACCCAGACAAGACGttcattttcagaaattttgagTATATGGGGTAATTAttcttttatgtctttttcactattttatcagttttatgtCAACAAGAAAACAGATAAATTGAGAGTAAAAGATATAAGTCAGGATATAATAACATTACCGTGTCTATGTAATAACATTACCATGTCTATGGTGGATGTTAGTTATAACAACTTATAGTTTTAGCATAGTAGCATGACCCATTAAAAATATCggaaaaatgcattaaaaatttaattattaattaatacaaaataaaataaaacaatcaataaaaaaatgagagaaTTCCTCAGCATTTAATCTATGAATAAACACTGAAGGATAGTATTAACTTCTTAAAATACATCAAAGAATATACGTTTAGACAAAGGCTGACGATTTTATTGCGTTAAATATATAAGACGCAATTGCGTTTGATATATAGAACCTCATAATTTTGAACGTTTGGCATATAAAATGTTTAAAGTTATACTATGTTTTCTGTAACTTGCAACCAGATATTCTCCAATTCGTGTGAAAATGGGTCATATTTCTGCTACCTGCTCTAGCCAGCAAATTTGCTCTCGATGCGGAGAAGGAGGTCATGGCTCTAGCCCCGACCAGTTCTTTGGAAACCCTATAGCTTGCCATTCCTTCAAGTGCcccacaataataaaaatcgtCAGTGAGCTGAAGCGGCCCAATGTCTAATAGCCCAGCCTGTATCAAAATTACGTCATGGAACATGAACGGAGGAGTCCCCAACAAACTTGCcacaattcaaaaatattgtgcAGACTGTGACATTATGTCTATACAAGAACATATGCTCTCTCCtcacaatatttctcttctaaAATTCTCGAACaaacttactttttattttgagcCCCAAAAATTCGGTCTTTCGGACGCCCCTCCGGTGGCTTGGCAATTATTTGCCACCCTTATATTGAAAGTAAGGTGTTATTTACGCATGATCACTTCTTGGCTATATCTTCCGGCAGTATCGCATTCTTCAACGTATATCTTCCTACAAACTACCATGATGACAAATCGGAGCGAAAGTTTATGAACGCAGTTCGCGAACTAGCGAAGTGCCTGAAGTCTGTGACCCAGAGAGATTTGCATTGCCTAGTCCTGGGGGACTTCAACTGCAACCTGCTTGACAGCATGTGTGCCTGTAGTCAGCTTCTAAACGGCATCTTTGATGACAAACTTATCATCCTCCCAAAAGACAGTGATTACTCCTTCGTTCATAATTCTGGATCTGTTTCAAGCATTGACCATACGGCCTGCTCCAAGAATATTAACGGAAGTGTAACTGTTCTAAAAGACGCTGTCTTCGCTGATCACTTACCCCTACTGGCATCTCTAAGCATAAAACCAGCTCTGCGTCAACCCAAGAACGACAAGTGGAAAGTAGTAAGTGAATGGGATAAAGTTAATGCTACTTTGTATCATCAGGTGCTGAACTCACTTCTTGTAAAGATACGAATCCCCTTCCATTTACTCCAAGTGAATTCGAATTTTGATCCCGCGGATGCGAGAGTactcatcaattttttttgtgccGAGATTACTCACTCGCTtctcatagctgaaaaaaagcAGTTCCTACTAGAAAGGctaaaatgaaaacagaaattcacAAATTCTCGCAAAATCCGGCCCTAGTTAAGTGTTGCAACGATGCTAAGTTTTGGTTTAGAATCTGGCAAGATTGTGATAGGCCCAAATCTAGTCCTGTTAACTCTGTCTGTTTATTGACTAAACGAAAATTTGACAAGCAACTGAAAGCTCATGgtaccaaattaaaagaagagtacTCCTCCAGAATCGTAAGTGACCCAAAACAAATCTGGAAAGCCCGGCTGAGCGAACCGGTTGCCAAAAAACCCCGTGATTTGATAAGCGAAAAAGATTGGGGATCGTACTTTTCCAACGAATTCAGTGCCCCCGACCCAAATACGTCTAATCCCTTCGTGAACCGGTTAGAATCGGTATTATCCAGCCACTGTGTCCCTGATTTTGTCGTTACTTACGGAAGCGTACATGAAGCTATTTTAAAGCTGAAGAAGAAACATTCCCGTGGTGTAGACGAACTGTGCGCGCTAAAGCTGCTACACGGTACTACTATGCTTATTGAATATCTGACGCTGCTACTCCAGATTATTTTCACCACTGGTATAGTGCCTGACTCTTTTTGTGTCGGTTTGCTCTCGCCCatccttaaaaaagggaaaccaaCAGACCAATGCTCCTCGTACAGGCCAATCACTGTTGCTCCAGTGCTCTGTAAAGTTCTAGAGATCTTAGtctcaaaagaaattcaatattcGTGCCGAATGCCTGACCACCAGTTCGGTTTCCGACCGGGTCTGGGTTGTGCTCACGCTCTCTTCAGTCTTGCCGCTATTCTAGCAGATTCTCACGAATCTGGTGACCCTATAGTGATTGGTGCTTTTGATGTGAGTTGAGCGTTTGATTCGTCGATTCACGCTCAGGCCCTTTTAGCCGCTTACCAGCAAGGTGTAAACCTCCGTGTCACTAGCGTACTGTACGATATGTATTGCCGTTTCAAAGCGCGTATAAAAATAGGTAACCGCATCACGTCAGTGGTTGTTCCAGTAAACAAAGGTGTCCGCCAGGGTTCATTATTATCCCCAAGTTTGTACAATAACAGTGTTTTAAATGCCCAGGCATGTGTAAATGTTTCATGTATCTCCAAGAATATAAATGTGTCGCTACTTACATATGCGGACAATCTAATAAATCTAAGTCGGTCTATTAGGGGTCTACAATCGAACTTCTCGATCCTGCGTGATGAATACCGAAAGATCGGCCTGGCTTTCAATACTTCTAAATctgcagttctttttttcaacgataGTCCTTCTCAGCCTGAACACCTCCTGCTGGGTAGCGAGTCAATTACCGTTCATCTCAAGTCGTGTATCTGGGTTTACCCATAGGCTgttatcttaatgaaactcgtcTACTGCTCGTCAAACACGTCGAGAAAAAAACTCCTCACCGCGTATGGGTCTATCGTCGCCAGCAGACTCCTCTTATGCCGAAAGTATCTCGCGAATATGTATAACGCTGTCCCACTGCCGTATATTTTATATATCGCACCATTGTGGTATTTATTAACTGACACCCAAAAACGCAAACTCCGGTCCCTTTATTTTAGGTTCGCGAAGTTTCTGCTGCGATGCCCGTTGTGGACGAGAAATACTTATATGATTGATAAACACAGGTCCCATTATCGATTGATAAACACATTGCAGACCCCAGTATCGCGGTAAACCggttgatttctaatttccaggcaaaatggaaccacccctggcttaaacatttctacagttcttgattatgtatttttccatgttgtgttttaaatttctctccgtttttcttctctttttttcttttcttttttttttttttcattgtactccgttttgttccatgtgaaaaatacgggtaataaatattttacttacttacttactatcCTTATGGATAGATGCAACCAGCGGCGTCCTACAAGGTAAGTGTTTTCGGTTCTGTCTTGTTCGTCATGTACATAGACATTTGCATAAACGCCAGTTCCCAAACCTGCGAAAAGGACCTAGGTGTGATTCTGAGCTTGGGCCTCAAACCAGAAAAGCACACGGCCTGGTTGTGCGTAAAGCATCAAATACTCTCTGGCTATTCAATCACTCCCTACGACACCTTGACATTCACTCAAAGATCTCAGCATACACAAGCTACGTCAGGCCACAGCTTGAAAACGCCACTGTCATCTGGTCGCCATATCTCAAAAAGGATATTGATAGAATAGAACGAGTCCAGAAACGCTTTTTAAAAGGACTTGAAGGATTTAGAAACCTTCCGTATGACGAAGCTCTAAAGATGGCTCACTCTCCATAAACTTGAGACAAGAAGAACGATCTTAGACTTAAAACCCTCTTCAAGATAGTTCTCGAGAATTTTGGGAACGTAAAAGACAAGCTTGTTCAAACAACTCCCCAAAGTAACACAAGATCGCACAGTCTGCAATTGGAGCCTCTGAAGATGAAGATTATAAGATCTAATTCTTACCATCATTCGTTCATAACCCGTGTCATCAGGATCTGGAATGAACTGCCATTCCCAGTcgaaaagatgaaatcactggAAGCCTTCTCCAATAGCCTAGACATAAACATACCATATCTCGAGACTTTCAACGTAGGACGACTTAAATGGCAGCCGTGCCGCAGTCAATCCGCTCTtcgccctgccataacatttttcttttaataatttgtcagttatgtggaaattttgtattgagaggcgtgaggaataaattatttatttacttgtttatttgtaaatcaataaaaactaatgaattaaaaaccaaaacaaaaagagcTATGAGGAAGAAGATTGTGTGAAGGAACAAAAGTATGCCCTACATCTTTTGGTAGAAAGATGAAGaaagattttggtaatttttttggtataaaaaattatttagttgaaaatgaaattaattaataCATATCTAAAGTACCAAagacatcaaaattaaaataattttagccTCCTGGATCCATCTTAAGTCTATCCATACTAAgaatttgcaattttctgtttttttgtttttttatgttgcttCAAAGTTATGAAGTTTTATGGGTGGAACCCTATTTTGTCAGTGTAGGCGCGTTGAACCATCAAGATAAGTAAGCATAATTAACTAGTTAAATTTGATTATTCTTTTCATTCGTAAGATGCTGCTGATTCTCAAAGACAAACTTACGTTCGCAGGGAAGCTACACCTTCTTAGGCTTCGGAGCCTTAagttttttggctatttttactagttttttaatTGCCGCTCGCTACATAAACTCGGTAAGTGTACAAGGAGCCctttttcgttaaaattgaattcctgatttttttttttttttttttatttttttttagttatttatggCTGTGAAAGTTACCTcttgataagttaaaaattgaGACTTTCAGGAAAGAACATCggaaaatattacatatttaaataaccttttataatttcttttccagTATTCGTTTCCTTTTAACCAAGCGGTGCCGTCTTTTTCGTCGGCATTCCCTCAAATTTTCAAAGGCAAAACAACGTACCTTGTTTAATTCCTTGCGGAATTGATCAAGATCCGTATTTCCGGATGACACGTGACGTGGCTCCGCGGCTGAAATTTCTAAAACCTGCTCTAGTTCATTCGAAGTTTTTCCCAGCTTTGCAAGGTGCCAACAGTAAGATGTCTGCGAGTGATCCCAACTCGGCAATTTTTCTCACAGATACACacgaagaaattaaagaaaaggtacttatttttttatttaaggtacATCTTCATTAAGGATGCTATTAAAATCTGCAATTGATGTCACCGAAAGGTTGACAGTTCTGTAATATTGCTTTAATTATGCTGGTGTTTCTaagaacaaataacaaaaatttgccgatcatgcatatatatatatatatatatatatatatatatatatatatatatatatatatatatatatatatatatatatatattacgcataaattttcagtatttaattaaaacctGTTCAGGATTTCTAGACCGTCTGTAGATTTTCTGcagaatatttaataaaattaattcttcaaaactagtcaaaatatttatttgtaagttaccgcgatgttcaaaaaatgattgTTGCTGCCCAA contains the following coding sequences:
- the LOC136031443 gene encoding tryptophan--tRNA ligase, cytoplasmic-like isoform X3; the encoded protein is MKGVDYDKLIKKFGCSAIDDSLIERFKRVAKVEEVHPLLRRGVFFSHRDLHVILDCVEKGQKFYLYTGRGPSSDAMHLGHLIPFLFTKWLQEVFDVPLIIQITDDEKYYWKHLNLKEVKEMAVKNIKDIIAICFHPDKTFIFRNFEYMGIRFLLTKRCRLFRRHSLKFSKAKQRTLFNSLRN